The following proteins come from a genomic window of Sardina pilchardus chromosome 13, fSarPil1.1, whole genome shotgun sequence:
- the nlrc3l gene encoding NLR family member X1, with product MSADGDSDQEVAAILLDADAGAAPVVDYDSGGSLGASLGSSRVQSSLSGMGSSDRGDRPPSSYGSMKSDDAVTDDDDPNEFKPPPSVVVTVRTRRVIRADSPETTFTEATNTFTCKSTIPREGVILNKPSGDRTGGEMIDEEEEEEEEEEEEEEKKEEGGDEEEEEEDMEQQGTPSPPPPPPEPPAEGLGLQFGPIHEELSLPFIFKSLQSVLAKLSVMELMWFKRSVAQRNRGKVNQEQLMECDVLDVVDYLIEHFGQGGGLKLAITTLHLIDRRPPAEELELRCRRVLIRHELQEHHKRHYEVVFEGVARPGEQAGLKRIFTEPQIVEGGYRGVNTEHEVLRDVKPKYGEPRRTFRLNDVLRSLPDENKRIRVAVLSGIPMAGLSYAAHKITLDWSHESANQDLHFLFYLNCQDLRHYAEESLTLLKLMTMFHHALDGILPLLKSADTPCALVLEGWEERRPLLDMSAPRVTDPTTEAPLAALMASLLRGDLMPHWRLIVTCRRSDLHLLPHAHIDRMLEVRGYLPEHRERFFAKHYDRDLTVSERVLQKVKESPTLLVMSHLPLFAWIVTWVFERNVRRKPTFMTRPPHETPFMIDIVLVMVNRWQERYRGNTSDHTRWKDEEKILLKSVGRFSLRMLEARRNQFHAEDFKEYDLEPRKLLNVGLFTEEMPEWTQGGAGGGGGAGGAGAGGAGGGKKPSRPTYIFLHHSLQEFMAAFYTYLAFRSDGRIAFEQTLKSSVVAKLVKERPILDLLRPAVERALASPDGHLDLMLRFLCGLAMDSTEDHLRGTLLPHRNPPPKGMDDAIKFIRKRMETAPNADRRRNLELCLNEMVELDEDKQDTRHMGF from the exons gatccTGCTGGATGCGGATGCGGGGGCGGCCCCGGTGGTGGACTATGACTCGGGGGGGTCTCTGGGGGCCAGTCTGGGGTCCAGTCGCGTCCAGTCGTCGCTGAGCGGCATGGGCTCCAGTGACCGTGGCGACCGCCCCCCCTCCAGCTACGGCTCCATGAAGAGTGACGACGCCGTCACCGACGACGACGACCCCAACGAGTTCAAACCGCCGCCCAGCGTAGTGGTGACCGTCAGGACCcgccg gGTTATCCGGGCGGACTCTCCAGAGACGACGTTTACTGAAGCGACCAACACGTTCACCTGTAAAAGCACCATCCCCAGAGAAGGAGTGATCCTCAACAaacccag tggggacaggacaggaggtgAGATGattgacgaggaggaggaggaagaagaggaggaggaggaggaggaggagaagaaggaggaggggggtgatgaagaggaggaggaggaggatatggAGCAGCAGggcaccccctcaccccccccaccccccccagaaCCCCCCGCAGAGGGCCTCGGACTTCAGTTTGGACCCATACACGAGGAGCTCAGCCTGCCATTCATattcaag tccctaCAGAGCGTGCTGGCTAAGCTGTCGGTGATGGAGCTGATGTGGTTCAAGCGGTCGGTGGCGCAGCGTAACCGCGGGAAG gtgaacCAGGAGCAGCTGATGGAGTGTGACGTGTTGGACGTGGTCGATTACCTCATCGAGCACTTCGGCCAGGGGGGCGGGCTCAAGCTGGCCATCACCACGCTGCACCTCATCGACCGCCGCCCCCCCGCAGAGGAGCTGGAGCTCAGATGCaggagag TGCTGATTCGTCACGAGCTGCAGGAGCATCACAAGCGGCACTATGAGGTCGTGTTTGAGGGCGTGGCCAGGCCGGGCGAGCAGGCGGGGCTTAAGCGCATCTTCACTGAGCCCCAGATCGTCGAGGGCGGTTACCGCGGCGTCAACACCGAGCACGAG GTGCTCCGTGACGTCAAGCCCAAATACGGTGAGCCTCGCCGCACCTTCCGCCTTAACGACGTGCTGCGCTCGTTGCCAGACGAGAACAAGCGTATCCGCGTGGCGGTGCTGAGCGGCATCCCGATGGCAGGCCTGAGTTACGCGGCGCACAAGATCACGCTGGACTGGAGCCACGAGAGCGCCAACCAGGACCTGCACTTCCTCTTCTACCTCAACTGCCAGGACCTGCGGCACTACGCAGAGGAGTCGCTCACGCTGCTGAAGCTCATGACCAT GTTCCACCACGCGCTGGACGGCATCCTGCCGCTGCTGAAGAGTGCGGACACGCCGTGCGCGCTGGTGCTGGAGGGCTGGGAGGAGCGGCGCCCTCTGCTGGACATGAGCGCGCCGCGCGTGACCGACCCCACCACGGAGGCTCCGCTGGCCGCGCTGATGGCCTCTCTGCTGCGCGGCGACCTCATGCCGCACTGGCGCCTCATCGTCACCTGCCGCCGCAGCGACCTGCACCTGCTGCCGCACGCGCACATCGACCGCATGCTGGAGGTGCGCGGCTACCTGCCCGAGCACCGCGAGCGCTTCTTCGCCAAGCACTACGACCGCGACCTGACGGTGAGCGAGCGCGTGCTGCAGAAGGTCAAGGAGTCGCCCACGCTGCTCGTCATGTCGCACCTGCCGCTGTTCGCCTGGATCGTGACGTGGGTGTTCGAGCGCAACGTGCGCCGCAAGCCCACCTTCATGACGCGGCCGCCGCACGAGACGCCCTTCATGATCGACATCGTCCTGGTGATGGTCAACCGCTGGCAGGAGCGTTACCGCGGCAACACGTCGGACCACACGCGCTGGAAGGACGAGGAGAAGATCCTCCTCAAGAGCGTCGGCCGCTTCTCGCTGCGCATGCTGGAGGCCCGACGCAACCAGTTCCACGCCGAGGACTTCAAGGAGTACGACCTGGAGCCCCGCAAGCTCCTCAACGTGGGCCTGTTCACCGAGGAGATGCCGGAGTGGACACAGggcggagcaggaggaggaggaggagcaggaggagcaggagcaggaggagcaggaggaggaaaaaagccCTCTCGGCCCACCTACATCTTCCTCCACCACTCGCTGCAGGAGTTCATGGCGGCGTTCTACACCTACCTGGCGTTCCGCAGCGACGGGCGCATCGCGTTCGAGCAGACGCTGAAGAGCTCGGTGGTGGCCAAGCTGGTGAAGGAGCGTCCCATCCTGGACCTGCTGCGGCCGGCCGTGGAGCGCGCGCTGGCCAGCCCCGACGGACACCTGGACCTCATGCTGCGCTTCCTGTGCGGCCTGGCCATGGACTCCACCGAGGACCACCTGCGCGGGACCCTGCTGCCGCACCGCAACCCGCCGCCCAAGGGCATGGACGACGCCATCAAGTTCATCCGCAAGAGGATGGAGACGGCGCCGAACGCCGACCGCCGCCGCAACCTGGAGCTGTGCCTCAACGAGATGGTGGAGCTGGACGAGGACAAGCAGGACACGCGGCACATGGGCTTCTAG